From a region of the Solanum stenotomum isolate F172 chromosome 2, ASM1918654v1, whole genome shotgun sequence genome:
- the LOC125856806 gene encoding protein METHYLENE BLUE SENSITIVITY 1-like codes for MTGKAKPKKHTAKELAAKIDAATTNRGGGKAGLADRSGIEKGGHAKLECPLCKVTAPDIKSMKIHHDAKHPKIAFDETKLNNLHSTGVAESSTKPKPGIRGSLKK; via the coding sequence ATGACAGGAAAAGCAAAGCCAAAGAAGCATACAGCGAAAGAATTAGCTGCAAAGATCGATGCTGCAACGACTAACAGGGGGGGCGGTAAGGCTGGGTTAGCCGACAGGTCTGGTATTGAAAAAGGTGGACATGCGAAGCTTGAATGTCCTCTTTGCAAAGTGACTGCACCTGATATTAAGTCTATGAAGATCCATCATGATGCAAAACACCCAAAAATTGCTTTTGATGAGACAAAACTCAACAATCTTCATTCAACTGGTGTTGCTGAATCAAGCACCAAGCCTAAACCTGGTATCCGTGGAAGTCTTAAGAAGTGA